A window of Desulfovibrio sp. UIB00 genomic DNA:
CACCGGCCCCATTCGTGGCTTTGCCGTAACGCTGGGACTGGGCATCGTGGCCTCCATGTTTACGGCCATCTTTGTATCGCGGGCCATCTTTGAGGAGTGGGCGCGGCATTGCGGCCCCAAGGGCATCAGCATCTAGCGCGCCGGGAGGCAATTATGGGTTTCGCTTTTATCAGACATGACACCAAGTTTGATTTCATTGGTCTGCGCCATTGGGCATACGGTATCTCGGCATTGCTGATTCTGGTGGGCATTATCTCCACCATGTGGGGCAACGGCCTCAAAATGGGCATCGACTTTGCGGGCGGCGTCATTGTTCAGATCCAGTTTCAGCAGCCCGTGAAAGACGAAGCATTAAAGAAAAGTCTTGAAGTTCCAGCACTGCCGGGCATTACCACCCAGAAGTTCGGCGATGGCGACAGGGACTATCTGCTGCGTTTTTCCAATTCGGAAAACAGCGATGCAACACAGGTTCGTACCGCTGTTGTGGATTCTCTGGCCGCCGCCTTTCCGGACAATAAGGCTGAAATTCAGCGTCTGGAAGTGGTCGGCCCCAAGGTTGGCGCGGACTTGACCAACAAGGCGCTGAGCGCGCTTTTTTACGCAGTTTTGCTCATTGCCGTGTATATCTCTGGCCGGTTCGAGCAACGCTGGATGGCTGGCGCAGCCATGGCTGCGGCATTGTGGGGCGGCACCTACCTTGTGGGCCTCACCGGGCTTGGTATGGGCTGGCTTGTGCTCATCTCGCTTGCCATCACTCTTGTGGTGTGCTTTGTGCTGCGGCTCAACTTCGCGCTCGGCGCAGTTGTGGGCCTGCTGCATGACGTGGGCATCACTCTGGGCCTGCTCTCGCTCATGAAGGTTGAGGTTGACCTCAACGTTATGGCGGCTCTGCTGACACTCGTGGGTTACTCGCTCAACGATACTATCATTGTTTATGACCGCCTGCGTGAAAACCTGCGCGCTACGCCCGAGTTGAGCATGGCCGAGCTGATTAACCGCAGCGTCAACCAGACGCTTTCGCGCACCATCCTCACCAGCGGCACGACCTTTTTGGCGACGCTTTCCCTGTTCCTTGTGGGCGGTGGCGTTATCCATGATTTCGCGTTGACCGTTCTTATTGGTGTGGTTGTGGGTACGCTTTCTTCCATCTACGTGTCTTCTGCTGTGCTGCTGGCACTCGGTGATACGGATTTTTATGTTGCCCTTGTGCAGCAAAAAGGAAAGTACGAGCGCCCCGGCGAGCACGGCGTTGTGTAGCCTTTGTTGCAAAGCGCTCTGTTGCTTTGCCTGAGAGATTAGTGAAAAACCCCGGTTGCCAAGGCAACCGGGGTTTTTGTTTGTCAGTCATACGGATTGTGCACGCTGTGAATCAGCAATGAAAAAAGGCATGCCGTGGGCATGCCTTTTTTACAAGTCAGCCGATAAGGCAAACAGAAGCAAAAGCGTCAGGCATCATGAATTTCCTGCTTGATGACGGCCTCGGCCTTGATACGGTCAAGCAGTTCTGCAAAGGTGGCTTTAACGTGCTCGCGTATGTCGCCCGCCACCACAAGAAAGAGCAGATCATCGCCCGGTTTGAGGAGGCCTTCCTCGGCTTGGGCAACGATGGCAAAAATTCCCGGCTGTTTTTCCATCTCGCGGCAGATGGCGTCCATTTTAGCAGTGTCGTGTGAAACGCGTACTGCGGTAACCGGGGCATGATCCCCGCGCGACCATGCGCGCACAACGCCGTTGTGCACCAGCATCATACCCACGTGGTCGGCGAAGCCGGGGCGGGCTTTGAGTTCCTGAAGAGTTTTGTTAATGTCCATAAAAACCGCCTTGGTTTTATTGGCTAGATCAACGCCGTTCATTTCAGGCTACAACATGGCAGCCTTTGTATAAAGGATTTTATTCATGGCGCATTTATCGCAGTTACTCTCACGCCTGCCGGGCAATATTGATGTGCGCATGAGCACCATGGGCCATGTGGTGTGGGTGAGCTGGCACGACAGACTCGCCCCCGCCGTAGGCCAGACGCTGCTGAATTATGGCGGCATGCTGGTAGGTGAAGAAGCAGAGCAGTCAATCTGGTTCTTCTTTACTGACGACGTTTTTCTGGCTTTGGCCCGACTGATGGTGTGGGGCAATTTTAATGAATTGCCTGTTGCCATTGAACTGTTCCCAGGGCGGTTGCAGTTCGGGCGCAAGCGCGAGGTCAATCTGCTGCTGGACGGCGCCTTGCAGGCCCAGCAGATCGTTGTGACCGATGCCCTTGAAATCTGGATCCATCCCAAGAGCCGCGAGGGTAAAAAAGGCCTGCCCGGCATAACGTTTGAGCGCCGTTCCGGGCGGCAGGGCATGGCTGGTGTTGACTGGGCTTCCATGACGGTTGACGTGCGTATGCCATACGCCTCCACTCAGTCTTGGTTTGCCGTGCTGCACCCCTTGGGCAGCCCGCTGGACAAGGCCTATCAGGTCGGCTGGACGTCCATGTTCAAGCGGCTAGAAGCCCTGCTGCAAAAGCACAAGATCAAATCCATCGTGGACAATACGTTCATGATGATTGCCATAGACAACCTGCAAATGTTGCGTACCTTCATGCGCGACTATCTGCACAGCTTTGACAAGGAAAAAAACGAAGCAGCGGGCTATTGGCCTTGTGTAAGCGTGGTTGCCGACCGCAACAATCTGAATTTCAATGCTGATCTGCCCAAAAAAATAGGCTTGCAGTGGGATAATCTCATGCCGGATTTCCCCTACCTGAGCTATCGCAATGCCTATCTGCTGGGCGAGGGTTTCACTGTTCGCGATCTGCGCTTTACCGGCGAGCAGATGGCTATGGACAGCTGGTGCAACGTGATGCTGGACGAAAACAGCCTCAGCGGCAGGTCTATTGCGCTGCTGATGCCAAGCCGCCTCACGTCGCCCAGCCCTTCTGGAACGGGCTGCGTTTATTGTGGTATTCACAGCCACGATTCGTCAGAATGTCCCACGCGTTTTGG
This region includes:
- the secF gene encoding protein translocase subunit SecF translates to MGFAFIRHDTKFDFIGLRHWAYGISALLILVGIISTMWGNGLKMGIDFAGGVIVQIQFQQPVKDEALKKSLEVPALPGITTQKFGDGDRDYLLRFSNSENSDATQVRTAVVDSLAAAFPDNKAEIQRLEVVGPKVGADLTNKALSALFYAVLLIAVYISGRFEQRWMAGAAMAAALWGGTYLVGLTGLGMGWLVLISLAITLVVCFVLRLNFALGAVVGLLHDVGITLGLLSLMKVEVDLNVMAALLTLVGYSLNDTIIVYDRLRENLRATPELSMAELINRSVNQTLSRTILTSGTTFLATLSLFLVGGGVIHDFALTVLIGVVVGTLSSIYVSSAVLLALGDTDFYVALVQQKGKYERPGEHGVV
- a CDS encoding molybdenum cofactor biosynthesis protein MoaE, which encodes MDINKTLQELKARPGFADHVGMMLVHNGVVRAWSRGDHAPVTAVRVSHDTAKMDAICREMEKQPGIFAIVAQAEEGLLKPGDDLLFLVVAGDIREHVKATFAELLDRIKAEAVIKQEIHDA